A single genomic interval of Spirosoma linguale DSM 74 harbors:
- a CDS encoding conserved repeat domain protein (TIGRFAM: conserved repeat domain protein~KEGG: CH211-217K17.8; hypothetical LOC798921) has product MDLRICAFFVTIFLCLSILLSPLKSIAQLKITYPISRMVVQRDADNKASVQIAGSYSQSIDLVEARVIAKNAGQGTTTAWLTVEANPKNGQFNGSINVAGGWYKILVRGSKNGTSVAVDSVDRFGVGEVFLIMGHSNAQGTTCFFDGVNKCLSLDGASDERVNVIGVDQNSAAMEQYRNTADTHYLPGLAFSQLLAKSGSSPFAEIAWFWGRTGDELVRRINVPVLFYNAGFGGTTMKDNYNAAYDIPFQHSFIRYDLRMPYVNVRNVMNMYVPTTGIRAVLVQHGENDRRNPEDSTYKYYHKVIEKVRTEFLMPKLGFIVAISSFVDTRFDNVRSAQFRIIGQPNFDTYIGPDLDNINSQDDRPDGIHFSTAGQVKAAESWANSINNVLRSITPYTAQLQPLASISCAGANALTLSQPPGYAYEWTNGSTLQTITAGPGTYSARIKSPQSTIFFPPAIVVPLAIQPSPPTVTSENGSWVICRSTGLTLTSTAGEWTEWSNGATAASIRVTQPGVYTLKAKNPVYGCLSGGVSQTIGLASVDVELRMQTSRRVVALNDSVRFSMLVRNTGECDAASVTVTSRLPSPVTVVSLGPAVTFDNKAVSTTIPAILSGQTITRQYVARVTASGYYQISSEITAMANKNAKAIPNDGSANGEMDEALVDLRTIANSSAVYTSPNPAQVPIAPVISNQPAPDPGKADLSLQIRLNQLVAAVGQPIEISLMVHNQGGAEATNTVVGSPLPSNIQFISSVSGMGVSSGVVSGKISKIAVGESTTLKFLVKTLKTGTFTNQAQIVSTDQADSDSTPGNGYANGEDDQASVLFRTINPVTAN; this is encoded by the coding sequence ATGGATTTGCGTATCTGTGCATTTTTTGTTACTATTTTTTTGTGCCTGAGTATTTTATTGTCTCCCCTCAAGTCAATAGCTCAACTAAAAATTACATATCCTATCAGTCGAATGGTCGTTCAGCGCGATGCTGACAATAAGGCATCCGTACAAATTGCCGGTAGTTACAGCCAGTCAATAGATCTTGTTGAAGCCCGTGTCATTGCCAAAAATGCCGGTCAGGGTACTACAACTGCCTGGTTAACGGTAGAGGCTAACCCGAAAAATGGTCAATTCAACGGCAGTATAAACGTTGCCGGGGGCTGGTATAAAATTCTTGTGCGGGGGTCAAAAAACGGTACCTCTGTCGCCGTTGACTCAGTTGACCGATTTGGGGTCGGTGAGGTGTTTTTGATCATGGGCCACTCCAATGCGCAAGGAACAACGTGTTTTTTCGATGGGGTGAATAAATGCCTGTCATTAGACGGGGCCTCCGATGAACGGGTAAATGTGATTGGTGTTGACCAAAACAGCGCGGCCATGGAACAGTACCGAAATACGGCCGATACCCACTACCTACCTGGCCTCGCATTCAGTCAGTTGCTCGCCAAAAGCGGTAGTTCGCCTTTTGCCGAAATTGCCTGGTTTTGGGGGCGTACGGGGGATGAACTCGTGCGACGGATTAATGTACCTGTGCTGTTTTATAACGCAGGATTTGGGGGTACAACCATGAAAGACAATTATAATGCTGCGTATGATATTCCGTTCCAACATTCGTTTATTCGGTATGACCTGCGCATGCCCTATGTCAATGTCCGGAATGTCATGAATATGTATGTACCCACTACGGGTATTCGGGCCGTTCTGGTACAACATGGCGAAAATGATCGGAGAAATCCTGAAGACTCCACCTACAAGTACTACCACAAGGTTATTGAAAAGGTAAGAACGGAGTTTCTGATGCCTAAGCTGGGTTTTATCGTGGCTATATCGTCGTTTGTCGATACCCGTTTCGATAATGTGAGGTCGGCTCAGTTCAGAATCATCGGTCAGCCGAATTTCGATACGTATATTGGCCCTGATCTGGATAATATAAACTCACAGGATGACCGCCCGGATGGGATTCACTTTTCTACAGCGGGTCAGGTTAAGGCAGCGGAGTCATGGGCTAATTCCATAAACAATGTGCTACGCTCGATAACGCCTTACACTGCCCAGCTACAACCCCTGGCCAGTATCAGTTGTGCCGGAGCCAATGCGCTAACGCTGAGCCAGCCGCCCGGCTACGCTTACGAGTGGACAAACGGCAGCACCTTACAAACCATAACTGCTGGCCCCGGAACGTACTCCGCACGTATTAAAAGTCCGCAATCCACAATATTCTTTCCACCCGCCATTGTCGTACCCCTCGCCATTCAGCCCAGCCCGCCAACGGTAACCTCCGAAAATGGAAGCTGGGTTATCTGTCGTTCCACCGGTTTGACGCTGACATCAACGGCCGGCGAGTGGACGGAGTGGAGTAATGGAGCTACAGCGGCATCCATACGGGTTACCCAACCGGGCGTATACACCCTGAAAGCTAAAAATCCGGTTTACGGCTGCCTGTCGGGTGGGGTGTCACAAACTATTGGGTTGGCCAGTGTCGATGTGGAGTTACGTATGCAGACATCCCGTCGCGTAGTGGCGTTGAACGATAGTGTTCGGTTCAGCATGTTGGTGCGCAATACGGGTGAGTGCGATGCCGCTTCCGTTACCGTAACTAGCCGTCTTCCATCACCCGTTACCGTTGTTTCGTTAGGTCCGGCTGTGACATTTGACAACAAAGCCGTAAGTACAACTATACCGGCAATACTGTCGGGACAAACAATAACACGCCAGTATGTGGCTCGGGTCACTGCCTCCGGCTACTACCAGATTTCGTCCGAAATAACGGCTATGGCCAATAAAAATGCCAAAGCGATTCCGAACGATGGCTCGGCAAATGGTGAAATGGATGAGGCCCTTGTCGATTTAAGGACGATAGCAAATTCGTCGGCTGTGTATACGTCTCCCAATCCAGCGCAGGTCCCGATAGCACCAGTAATCAGCAATCAACCCGCGCCTGACCCCGGTAAAGCCGATTTGAGTCTGCAAATCAGATTGAACCAGCTTGTTGCTGCGGTTGGTCAGCCGATTGAAATTAGCCTGATGGTTCATAATCAGGGGGGAGCAGAAGCGACGAATACGGTGGTAGGTAGTCCGTTGCCCTCTAATATTCAGTTTATCTCCTCCGTTTCGGGAATGGGCGTTTCCAGTGGAGTTGTCAGTGGTAAGATCAGTAAAATAGCTGTGGGAGAGTCGACCACGCTGAAGTTTTTGGTTAAAACGCTCAAGACCGGCACCTTCACGAACCAGGCCCAGATTGTCAGTACGGATCAGGCTGATTCTGATTCAACCCCGGGTAATGGGTATGCTAATGGTGAAGACGATCAGGCCAGCGTACTTTTTCGGACAATCAACCCGGTGACGGCTAATTAG
- a CDS encoding conserved hypothetical protein (KEGG: scl:sce5771 hypothetical protein) — protein sequence MRATYTKRLGLFRNPAVQHELERLDPIRDNQRMVHLLSAYEFPFDITRALELALFHTYASPRVSGLLARTGEFERHGQKRYDDTSRLISEFLESGYDSEKGMRAITHMNQIHNHYKIDNADFLFVLATFVFYPIDWLRQYGWRKLTVAEEQAFFYFFREVGRRMNLRDLPDTLEEFRAVTDAYENRYFRFTESNRKIADATVRIVQGWFPRLLHPVVQPAFSALINDKLRLAFGYQKPPGWFTGLISASLWIRKWPLRWITFKPYPALIENSSFRYYPDGPPDIEAVGPEHLVKRQPEN from the coding sequence ATGCGTGCTACGTATACCAAACGACTCGGCCTGTTTCGAAATCCGGCAGTACAACATGAATTGGAGCGTCTCGATCCCATTCGCGACAACCAGCGTATGGTGCATCTACTATCGGCCTACGAGTTTCCCTTCGATATTACCCGGGCACTGGAACTGGCCCTGTTTCACACGTATGCCAGTCCGCGCGTATCGGGTTTACTGGCCCGCACCGGCGAATTTGAGCGACACGGGCAAAAGCGGTACGACGACACCAGCCGCCTGATTTCCGAGTTCCTCGAATCGGGCTACGACAGTGAAAAAGGCATGCGGGCCATCACCCACATGAATCAGATTCATAATCACTATAAAATCGACAATGCCGATTTTCTGTTTGTGCTGGCTACGTTCGTTTTTTACCCCATCGACTGGCTACGGCAGTACGGGTGGCGAAAATTAACGGTGGCGGAGGAGCAGGCATTCTTTTATTTCTTCCGGGAGGTAGGCCGTCGAATGAACCTGCGCGACCTTCCCGATACCCTGGAAGAATTTCGGGCAGTTACCGACGCCTATGAAAACCGATATTTTCGGTTTACGGAGAGTAACCGAAAGATAGCCGATGCAACTGTTCGTATCGTTCAGGGCTGGTTTCCCCGCTTGCTGCATCCGGTTGTGCAGCCGGCTTTCTCGGCACTGATCAACGATAAATTACGGCTTGCATTTGGATACCAGAAACCGCCGGGCTGGTTTACGGGGTTGATATCGGCCTCTCTATGGATTCGCAAATGGCCGCTCCGCTGGATTACCTTCAAGCCTTATCCTGCCCTCATCGAAAATTCAAGCTTTCGCTATTATCCGGATGGCCCACCCGATATTGAAGCTGTTGGCCCGGAACACCTTGTAAAGAGGCAACCAGAAAACTAA
- a CDS encoding hypothetical protein (KEGG: hypothetical protein): protein MQTSVRIAPYTVFSALVLLAASLSFVPVSPLSEPAAPTFPAELTTFSPGPSNPVFTGTGADTWDQKIRERGYILHEDGLYHMWYTGYRDGANQTRSLGYATSPDGFTWTRYKGNPIHATSWVEDVSVSKSGSTYYMFAEGENDVAHLLTSTDRIHWKEQGPLDIRYTNNQPLSEGPYGTPTIWREKGVWYLFYERKDAAVWLATSKDLTVWTNVQDEPVLTKGPAGYDRYAVAMNQVIRYNGAYYAYYHASAFPDWREWSTNVAVSKDLIHWTKYNGNPIVGGNRSSGILVNDGSGFRLFTMHPAVSVFFPVHTGRRPK, encoded by the coding sequence ATGCAAACCTCCGTCAGAATAGCCCCTTACACCGTATTTTCAGCGTTGGTTCTTCTGGCGGCCAGCTTGTCGTTTGTACCGGTTAGCCCGTTGTCTGAACCGGCGGCACCAACTTTCCCGGCTGAGCTGACAACGTTCTCACCAGGTCCGTCCAATCCGGTTTTTACGGGAACAGGCGCTGACACCTGGGATCAGAAGATTCGGGAGCGAGGGTATATTCTTCACGAAGACGGGCTCTACCACATGTGGTATACGGGTTACCGTGACGGGGCAAATCAAACCCGCTCTTTAGGGTATGCCACCTCGCCGGACGGCTTCACGTGGACCCGTTACAAAGGCAATCCAATCCATGCTACTTCCTGGGTTGAAGATGTGTCGGTAAGTAAATCCGGTTCTACTTACTACATGTTTGCAGAAGGGGAGAACGATGTGGCTCACCTGCTTACCTCTACCGACCGAATCCACTGGAAAGAACAGGGGCCGCTCGACATTCGGTACACGAATAACCAGCCACTGAGTGAAGGGCCTTACGGTACGCCCACAATCTGGCGAGAGAAAGGAGTCTGGTACCTGTTTTATGAACGGAAGGATGCGGCCGTTTGGCTTGCAACATCCAAAGACCTGACCGTTTGGACCAATGTGCAGGATGAGCCGGTTCTAACCAAAGGCCCGGCCGGGTACGACCGTTATGCGGTGGCGATGAATCAGGTAATTCGCTATAATGGAGCGTATTATGCCTATTACCATGCATCGGCTTTTCCCGATTGGCGGGAATGGTCTACCAATGTAGCGGTATCGAAAGACCTGATTCACTGGACAAAATACAACGGTAATCCTATCGTCGGCGGGAATCGGTCCAGTGGAATTCTGGTGAATGACGGGTCTGGATTTCGACTGTTTACCATGCATCCGGCCGTTAGCGTCTTCTTCCCAGTACATACCGGCAGGAGGCCAAAGTGA
- a CDS encoding Glucan endo-1,6-beta-glucosidase (PFAM: glycoside hydrolase family 30~KEGG: sde:Sde_2994 glucosylceramidase) has protein sequence MLVAIGIVILPVQFSRDAGICVFSIRQKPGMRLVVNSLMQRFKPPGWFSLSLLLSICGLAAAQSPVKSGNAGQVEFWLTDPVHAVLFKKQTPLVFRDGVVKAELPTTIRVDETKTYQPIDGFGYTLTGGSAQLIDQMEATARTALLTELFSTAGKGIGVSYLRISIGASDLDERVFSYDDLPVGATDPTLAKFSLAPDEQHLIPVLKQILAINPAIKILGSPWSPPVWMKSNGNAKGGSLKLEYYDVYAQYFVRYIQGMKKAGIPIDAITIQNEPLHPGNNPSLLMLPAEQALFIRKSLGPAFKKAGLKTKIILYDHNADRPNYPLSVLADPEARKYVDGSAFHLYGGPISALSEVHKAYPDKNIYFTEQWIGAPGNLKGDLNWHVRELIIGATRNWSRTVLEWNLAADPEQKPHTPGGCDQCLGALTIRGNTVKRNPAYYIVALAAKFVRPGSVRIESNLPASLPNVAFKTPDGKTVVIALNDSPSAQPVRIISKDRHAQFTLASGAVGTLVW, from the coding sequence ATGTTGGTAGCCATCGGCATTGTCATTTTGCCGGTTCAATTCAGTAGAGACGCGGGCATATGTGTCTTTTCGATCAGACAAAAGCCCGGGATGCGGCTCGTTGTCAACTCGCTTATGCAACGATTTAAACCGCCTGGCTGGTTTTCTCTCAGCCTGCTTCTGTCCATTTGTGGGCTTGCTGCTGCCCAATCGCCCGTAAAATCGGGTAACGCAGGGCAAGTCGAATTCTGGCTGACAGACCCTGTTCATGCTGTTTTGTTTAAGAAGCAGACTCCGCTTGTCTTCCGGGATGGTGTGGTCAAAGCGGAGTTGCCAACCACAATTCGAGTAGACGAGACTAAAACCTATCAGCCTATTGATGGGTTCGGGTATACCTTAACGGGGGGTAGTGCACAACTGATCGATCAGATGGAAGCTACGGCCCGGACGGCCCTGCTCACCGAACTTTTTTCGACGGCTGGGAAAGGGATTGGGGTCAGTTATTTGCGGATAAGCATCGGCGCGTCGGATCTGGATGAACGCGTGTTTTCGTATGACGATCTGCCAGTGGGAGCAACGGACCCAACCCTGGCTAAATTTAGTTTGGCTCCCGATGAGCAGCATCTGATTCCGGTTCTGAAACAGATTCTTGCAATTAACCCCGCGATCAAAATCCTTGGTTCGCCCTGGTCGCCACCCGTCTGGATGAAATCTAACGGAAACGCAAAGGGGGGAAGTCTGAAACTAGAATACTACGATGTTTACGCGCAGTATTTTGTCCGGTACATTCAGGGCATGAAGAAGGCGGGTATTCCAATTGACGCGATTACTATCCAGAATGAGCCACTACATCCGGGCAATAACCCCAGTCTGTTAATGCTACCTGCCGAACAGGCGCTTTTCATTCGGAAAAGCCTGGGTCCGGCGTTTAAAAAAGCCGGACTTAAAACTAAAATTATTCTTTACGATCATAATGCGGATCGGCCCAACTACCCCCTGTCGGTATTGGCTGATCCGGAGGCTCGAAAATACGTTGATGGATCGGCGTTTCATTTGTACGGTGGCCCGATCAGTGCCCTCTCAGAGGTGCATAAAGCGTATCCTGACAAGAATATTTATTTCACCGAACAGTGGATCGGTGCGCCGGGCAATCTGAAAGGTGACCTGAACTGGCATGTCCGGGAGCTGATCATCGGGGCTACCCGCAACTGGAGCCGTACCGTACTGGAATGGAATCTGGCCGCTGATCCAGAACAAAAGCCGCATACACCCGGCGGATGCGATCAATGCCTGGGTGCGTTGACCATCAGGGGAAATACCGTAAAGCGCAACCCGGCCTATTACATTGTTGCACTGGCGGCAAAGTTTGTCCGGCCGGGTTCTGTTCGCATTGAGTCTAACCTGCCTGCGTCTCTGCCCAACGTTGCGTTTAAAACACCTGACGGAAAAACAGTTGTGATCGCGCTGAACGATAGTCCATCCGCGCAGCCCGTTCGTATTATTAGTAAGGACAGACACGCCCAGTTTACGCTGGCCAGCGGTGCTGTAGGAACCCTGGTCTGGTAA
- a CDS encoding hypothetical protein (KEGG: bhe:BH05620 protein-L-isoaspartate O- methyltransferase) has protein sequence MLSLPERVYIRNHLTDDVRTLLLKTAPAGMDIRKLAVQIAARQKAKEKLPTWYANDDLVFPPGLSVEQASSEQTARYKASLVSGHKLLDLTGGMGVDTWAFSERMERVLYVERNPELASLAAHNLPLLGATNVTVQTGDGLSLLTASNNAPADWLYLDPHRRDEVGGKVVRLQDCEPDITRPEIQLALRKTSKQILLKASPLLDIDLAIRQLESPVKSVHIVAVEGEVKEVLFIIDNQSVNIKKIEVNAVNLLSERRIEFSFSWDDERSVDVAFGDPQTFLYEPNAAVLKAGAFRLVGNRFGLTKLAPNSHLYTSSELRDDFPGRIFRLQQLIKPDAKALKLAVPLLKANLTVRNFPQTVAELRKKLSLREGGDVYILATTLLNGDKRLLITEKVA, from the coding sequence ATGCTTTCTTTACCCGAACGGGTATACATACGAAACCACCTGACCGACGATGTCCGGACCTTATTACTAAAGACCGCGCCGGCTGGGATGGACATCAGGAAACTAGCGGTTCAGATAGCCGCCCGGCAGAAAGCAAAAGAAAAACTACCTACCTGGTACGCCAACGATGACCTGGTCTTTCCGCCGGGCCTTTCGGTTGAACAGGCTTCTTCTGAGCAGACGGCCCGCTACAAAGCATCGTTGGTGAGCGGGCATAAACTGCTGGACCTAACCGGCGGGATGGGTGTTGATACCTGGGCTTTCTCTGAACGAATGGAACGGGTTCTCTACGTAGAGCGTAATCCCGAACTGGCAAGTCTGGCCGCGCATAACCTGCCACTTCTTGGCGCGACCAATGTTACCGTTCAAACCGGCGACGGGCTTTCATTACTCACAGCATCAAACAACGCCCCCGCCGACTGGCTTTATCTGGACCCCCACCGACGGGACGAAGTGGGGGGCAAAGTTGTTCGGCTTCAGGACTGCGAACCCGATATTACCCGGCCCGAAATACAACTGGCTTTACGAAAAACATCGAAGCAGATTTTATTGAAAGCCTCCCCCCTGCTCGATATCGATCTGGCAATCCGTCAGTTGGAAAGCCCCGTGAAATCCGTGCATATCGTGGCCGTTGAGGGCGAAGTTAAAGAGGTATTATTTATCATTGACAATCAATCTGTTAACATTAAAAAGATAGAAGTTAACGCCGTTAACCTATTATCTGAGCGACGTATAGAATTTAGTTTCAGTTGGGATGATGAACGTTCGGTAGATGTTGCTTTCGGCGACCCTCAGACCTTCCTGTACGAGCCCAATGCCGCCGTATTGAAAGCGGGTGCCTTTCGGCTGGTGGGGAACCGATTTGGTTTGACAAAGCTGGCACCTAACAGCCATCTGTACACCAGCAGCGAACTAAGAGACGATTTTCCGGGGCGTATTTTCAGACTTCAGCAGTTGATTAAACCCGATGCAAAAGCGCTCAAACTGGCAGTACCTCTTCTAAAAGCAAACCTGACGGTTCGAAACTTCCCGCAAACGGTAGCCGAATTAAGGAAAAAATTATCTTTACGCGAAGGAGGGGACGTATACATCCTTGCAACTACCCTTCTCAACGGTGATAAGCGCCTGTTGATAACCGAAAAAGTTGCCTGA
- a CDS encoding hypothetical protein (KEGG: similar to Coiled-coil domain-containing protein 110): MKITLHISLICCLLVHISSTFAQTIYTGESTVDKTKLPGLYVTIQGDGKQIEKDWETKLQTFGRLISSRGTYRVTNASIPSISSEPINLVSTVKSTRTSATIFSSFDLGSGNFVTTGGTGYAAAEALLKDFSNSTLFGQEVRLAESSFDEAQKNHQKLVRNGERLVREIEQNAKEKERLLKRIDDNAKQLEQLNKDIAANKTDQEAALVELESRKKNVEAVKAKKSN, translated from the coding sequence ATGAAAATTACTTTACATATCAGCCTGATCTGCTGCCTTTTAGTACACATTTCCTCAACGTTTGCTCAAACTATCTATACAGGTGAGAGCACCGTTGATAAGACCAAATTACCCGGTCTGTATGTAACCATTCAGGGCGATGGCAAGCAGATTGAAAAAGATTGGGAAACTAAACTACAGACGTTTGGACGCCTTATTTCGTCAAGAGGAACGTATCGGGTGACCAATGCCAGTATCCCATCTATTTCATCAGAACCTATCAATTTGGTAAGTACGGTAAAGTCAACACGCACATCGGCTACGATTTTTTCATCCTTCGATCTTGGCAGTGGTAATTTCGTAACAACCGGGGGCACGGGGTACGCAGCAGCTGAAGCCCTTTTGAAAGATTTTTCGAATAGCACACTGTTTGGACAGGAGGTTCGACTGGCAGAAAGCAGCTTTGATGAGGCCCAAAAGAATCACCAGAAACTTGTACGTAATGGAGAGCGACTTGTGCGTGAGATTGAACAGAATGCAAAAGAAAAAGAACGGTTGCTAAAACGCATTGACGACAACGCCAAACAACTCGAACAATTAAACAAAGATATTGCGGCAAACAAAACCGACCAGGAAGCAGCGCTTGTCGAGTTGGAAAGCCGTAAAAAGAACGTCGAAGCTGTAAAGGCTAAAAAGAGTAATTAA
- a CDS encoding alanine racemase (TIGRFAM: alanine racemase~PFAM: alanine racemase domain protein; cytoplasmic peptidoglycan synthetase domain protein; Mur ligase middle domain protein~KEGG: sat:SYN_01482 alanine racemase): MLTKEFQLTNRHWFTDSRQVTGHAADSLANEAVFFAILGEHHDGHAFIGDLYRKGIRQFVIERSALTPERREELATYADAQFTKVDSSLQTLQTLAAEHRRQFRIPVIGITGSNGKTIVKEWLAQLLADEYVIARSPKSYNSQLGVPLSVHQLNESHTMAIFEAGISQTQEMQALEAIIRPTIGIFTNIGTAHDQGFRTRKQKVAEKLRLFIHAGTLIYCTDYADIDEEVNLLLKAVNPDMRFITWSLTGQKATYQGRIAGNQVSLTGKNTGFDQPLTLPFTDPASVENLMHCLVTMLSLRTWSAAELQSRLNRLRPVSMRLEQKEGINNCELIDDSYNNDMVGLQLALRFLNQQGTRSRRIVILSDVLQTGQPEAEFYEQVGNLMRANEVGQFIGIGPVVSRNKLFFADGSQFFATTEEFLAQFSFSELRDSTVLVKGARPFSFERIVHRLERKVHGTVLEINLDALTHNLNYYRERISRNDGPSETKIMVMVKAFAYGSGSAEVAQLLQFHRVDYLAVAYADEGVSLRQNGVDLPIMVMNPAPETFSTLLEYKLEPEIYSLRLLREWEEFLRSREHAFANTQSTTYPIHLKIDTGMHRLGFLERELTVVTDFLKRQPNLHVATVFSHLVGADDAQFNPFSRQQYETFLRCTEFLGAELGYMPTRHLLNSAGIVRFPDYKLDMVRLGIGLYGVEATGTEQSALQTVGTLRTIVSQIKTVGAGESVGYSRRGVLDHDARIATLAIGYADGYDRRLGNGVGNVWVNGSYCPTVGSVCMDMTMIDVTNASVSEGDEVLIFGPELPITELARRIGTIPYEILTGVSERVKRVFFKEGN, encoded by the coding sequence ATGTTAACAAAAGAATTTCAACTGACGAACCGTCACTGGTTTACCGATTCAAGGCAGGTAACGGGGCATGCAGCGGATTCGCTGGCAAACGAGGCTGTTTTCTTCGCCATTCTGGGCGAGCACCACGACGGACACGCGTTCATCGGCGATCTGTACCGCAAAGGTATTCGCCAGTTTGTTATTGAGCGATCAGCGCTAACCCCCGAGCGACGGGAGGAGCTGGCAACCTATGCCGATGCTCAGTTTACCAAGGTCGACAGCAGTTTACAAACGCTGCAAACGCTGGCTGCTGAACACCGCCGGCAGTTTCGTATTCCGGTTATCGGCATTACCGGGAGTAATGGAAAGACGATTGTAAAAGAATGGCTGGCGCAGCTCCTCGCCGATGAGTATGTGATTGCCCGGAGTCCGAAAAGCTACAATTCGCAGTTAGGCGTACCGCTGTCTGTGCATCAGCTGAACGAGAGCCATACCATGGCGATTTTTGAGGCCGGTATTTCGCAAACCCAGGAAATGCAGGCTCTGGAAGCCATAATCCGGCCTACCATTGGCATCTTTACGAACATAGGCACCGCCCACGATCAAGGCTTCCGCACCCGAAAGCAGAAAGTGGCCGAGAAACTCCGGCTCTTTATTCATGCCGGTACGCTTATTTACTGCACGGACTACGCGGACATCGACGAGGAAGTAAACCTACTGCTGAAGGCCGTTAATCCCGACATGCGGTTCATTACCTGGTCGTTAACGGGTCAAAAAGCGACTTATCAGGGGCGGATTGCGGGCAATCAGGTCAGTCTTACGGGCAAGAACACCGGGTTTGATCAGCCATTGACCCTGCCATTTACAGACCCGGCTTCGGTCGAAAACCTCATGCACTGCCTGGTTACGATGCTGTCGCTACGGACCTGGTCGGCTGCTGAACTGCAAAGTCGCCTGAATCGATTGAGGCCAGTGTCGATGCGGCTGGAGCAAAAAGAAGGTATCAACAATTGTGAGTTGATCGACGATTCGTACAATAACGACATGGTTGGCCTGCAACTCGCCCTTCGGTTTCTGAATCAGCAGGGCACCCGCAGCCGACGCATCGTCATTTTGTCGGACGTGTTGCAAACGGGCCAGCCCGAAGCTGAGTTTTACGAGCAGGTGGGGAACCTGATGCGGGCCAATGAAGTTGGGCAGTTCATTGGTATTGGACCGGTCGTAAGCCGAAACAAGCTGTTTTTCGCCGATGGCAGTCAGTTCTTCGCAACAACGGAGGAGTTTCTGGCGCAGTTTTCGTTCAGCGAGCTTCGCGACAGTACCGTTCTGGTGAAAGGAGCAAGGCCATTCTCGTTCGAGCGGATTGTACACCGGCTTGAGCGTAAAGTACACGGAACGGTTCTGGAAATCAATCTCGACGCGCTGACGCATAATCTGAACTACTACCGCGAGCGCATCAGTCGGAATGATGGCCCGTCTGAAACGAAGATTATGGTGATGGTCAAGGCATTTGCCTACGGCAGCGGCAGCGCCGAAGTGGCGCAACTGCTACAGTTTCACCGGGTCGATTACCTTGCTGTAGCCTATGCCGACGAAGGGGTATCGCTCCGGCAGAATGGCGTCGATTTGCCGATAATGGTCATGAATCCCGCTCCCGAAACCTTTTCCACCCTGCTGGAATATAAGCTGGAACCCGAAATTTACAGCCTGCGGCTTCTGCGGGAATGGGAGGAGTTTTTAAGAAGCCGGGAGCATGCATTCGCGAACACACAGTCGACAACGTATCCCATCCACCTCAAAATAGATACCGGAATGCACCGGCTTGGGTTTCTGGAGCGTGAGCTGACGGTCGTGACCGACTTTCTGAAACGCCAGCCAAACCTGCACGTTGCCACCGTATTCAGTCATCTGGTGGGAGCCGACGATGCCCAGTTTAATCCGTTTTCCCGACAGCAGTACGAAACCTTCCTGCGGTGTACCGAATTTTTGGGGGCAGAGCTGGGCTACATGCCCACGCGTCATTTGCTAAACTCAGCGGGTATTGTTCGTTTCCCCGATTATAAACTGGACATGGTGCGGCTGGGCATTGGCTTGTACGGTGTCGAAGCAACCGGTACCGAGCAATCTGCCCTGCAAACAGTTGGCACCCTGCGTACTATTGTCAGCCAAATTAAAACTGTAGGGGCAGGCGAGTCGGTTGGGTATAGCCGCCGGGGAGTGCTGGACCATGACGCCCGTATTGCGACACTGGCAATTGGTTATGCAGATGGGTACGACCGTCGGCTGGGTAATGGCGTTGGGAATGTGTGGGTCAATGGAAGCTATTGTCCAACCGTTGGAAGTGTCTGCATGGACATGACCATGATCGATGTGACGAATGCATCGGTCAGCGAAGGGGACGAGGTACTTATTTTTGGCCCTGAGCTTCCCATTACGGAACTGGCCCGGCGCATTGGAACCATCCCGTACGAAATTCTGACCGGCGTAAGTGAGCGGGTCAAGCGGGTGTTTTTTAAGGAAGGCAACTAA